The Juglans regia cultivar Chandler chromosome 11, Walnut 2.0, whole genome shotgun sequence genome contains the following window.
TACTCCGGTCCTCATCAATCACCACAAAGCTGGACAGCAAATTACCATCCACCGCATTCTCAATTATTCTACTCAATGCATCCATGatcataacaaaaagaaagggagagtgggatcaccttgcctcaaaccACGCGAGCTACTAAAGAATCCTACCAATTCTCTATtcaccaaaattgaaaattcgAAGTCAACACACAATGCTTTATCCACGAACACCATTTATCTCCAAAATCAAATCTCCTCAGCATATAAACAAGGAAATTCCAGTACACATGGTCATAAGCATTTTTCGTGTCCAATTTGATTATAATACTAGCtttctctattttaattatactcttcaaacattcattagcaattaaaaCAGTGTCTAAAATATGTCTTCCCCTCACAAAGACATTttgcaattttaaaataatcctCTCCATTGTCCTATTCAAACGGTTGGCTAGCatcttagaaatgattttatacacTCCATTCACCAAACTAATAGATCGAAAATCTCTCATCTCCACAACCCCTACCTTTTTCTAAATAAGTGCAATGAAAGTCGCATTAAAACTCTTCTCAAACCTTAGGTACGAATGAAATTCAGTGAACACCTTCATAATATATTCTCTAACAATGTCCCAACATGCTTGATAAAATGCCAAAGAGAACCCATTCGGACCCGGAGCCTTATCCCTATCCATacccttaaccattaagtacttcatcttcttcaaactctctctctagcCAATCAGTTTCGACCTGATCTATATAATTGAAACAAAGTCAATCCAGTTTTGGTCTCCAAGAAAAATCTTCTGAAAACAACTGCTCATAAAAATTCACTAAGTGAGCCTTATTATCTTCTTGATCAGCAATAAGTCTATCCCCATCTCGAAGAACCTCAATcacattatttcttctatgagagtttgcCATTTGATGAAAGCATTTTGTGCACCTATCTCTTTCCTTCAACCACAACACCCTAGGTTTTTGCCTTcaagaaatttcttccattaACGCTATATTTTCTGGTTCAGAAGCcacccctatttttcttttcatgtccTCCCCCTAAATAACCCCTTGCACCTCCTTCTCATCCAAACCTCTCAACTCCTCCATAAGAAGCTTCTTCTTGCTGTCCAAATTCTCAAACTCCTCTTTATTCCATCTCTTTATATCTTTCTTAAGAGATTTCAATTTTCCagccaaaacaaaactaggATTACCTGAGAAATTATAAGAATTCCACCAACTTCTCACCCTGTCCACAAATCCCTCATCcttcaaccacatgttttcaaatttaaaatacattttccaACCCTCAAttccaccacaatccaacatgaTAGGATAATGATCAGAACACAATCTCGACAATAATTTTTTACTCAAACCAGAAAAATGACCCTCCCAAGAAGGCGAAACTAGAAACTTATCCAACTTAGAATATGTCCTACCATTTGTCCAAGTGTAGTGTCTGCCCACCAAAGGTAAATCAATCagatttaattcaaaaattaaatctgaaaaagtaGACATTGCATGTGAAAAATATGATTGCCCCAATCTCTCACTAGGGAAATGAGTGAGATTAAAATATTCACCAAAACACCAAGGTAAATTCCACCAACCACATACACCCGGCATTTCATCCCATAATAAACTCTTTCTACTATCCACATTAGGGTCATACACACTAGGAAACGCCCATTCAAGCCCATCCTCAATACTCTTAAAATGACATGCCACCAAGAATTCGCCCACAAAATGATCCCTCAACTCCTCCACTCTCTTATTCCACATTATAATAATACCACCGAAGCCCCATTTGACACCAACTCAACCCAACCCACACTACTACAATTCCATAAACTCTGAACAATGGCTTGATTCACATATTTCAGCTTTGTTTCTTGAAGGCAAATCACATCCACCCTCCATTTTCTAAGCCAATTTTTCACCCGAAGGCGCTTACGAGGTCATTAagaccccttacattccaaACTTGATTTCTTATTGCACAACAAGGTTAACATGACTCAAAGACACATTATTGCTTCTACTATGGTTTCCAGTGAAGGCAAGTTCCCTACCACTTATCTTGGGGCTCCCCTTTTCTATGAGAAAGTTCCTACCTCTCTTATGATTATATCCTTAATCaagattagaaaaaaacatTGCTAGTGGAATGGTTGTCTCATCTCTACCGGTGGCAAGCTTACCTTAGTCAAATCTATGCCCTCCTCCATTCTCATTCATATCTTTTTTGTCCCCAACCCTCAGAGCTAAATTATTGACTATATCCACAAAACTTTTGCTAATATTTTCTGGGGTAATGAAAGTCACACTAATTTTTTCTAGGGCAATAATGAAAGCATTGGATTTCTTGGAACCATATATGCAGCCCTTCCTCTTAACATGGTCTAAGTATAAAAAATCTACATGATGTTGTTGATACTCTTCATTACAAATTGGCTTGGAAATTCCTTAAGCCAAACTCTCCCTAAgctaacttcatttttttaaaatacattaataatgcCCCCTCCTAGGATCATATTGCTGCCAAAGCCTACCACTCCAGAAAACCAATTACAAATTTCAGCCTATCATTCACACCGAAAAATCACTGGAACGTTTGATAGTTCTATTAGTATCTAGCATGACAATTGAGTAGATAATGGTTCCCTTGCTAAAAAAGGCTTCACTATCTCCAATCATTCTTTACAAATCAAAGATCTTTGCTCTCTCAATAGTTGGAACTTCGAATTACTCTCTAGCCTTGTCACTGAGGTTAGCCAATTCCTTGTCAAAAGCAAAATTCGCCCTAATAGTCGTGTTTGGAAGCATACTAAAGATGACACATTCTCCTCCAAATTTGCTTGGATTTTTTCTTAGGGAGCACTACCCCCTACTTTCCTTTCGCTCCATTCATTTCTTCATTTGGAACATAACCCTCCCTTGAAAATTTTTGCCTTTGTTTGGAAATTATGGTACAAAGGTATTTAGATGACAAGATCCAACATTGAGGGACTCGTGTGGCTTCTAAATGTAGTAATTACACGGATGGTCATGGGGATAGTTATGATCATGTTTTCTCTGATTATAATCTTTCTAAAGAGGTTTGGCATCATTTCTCTACTATTTTTTGTTACACAAATATAGCCTTTCACAATTGGAAacaaaatgccttttagtgatgATCCTTTTTCATAGTTACGGATCAAGTTCATTTGATTGCTCAATTgctttcatctcttttttttgggAGATTTGGTTAGCTAGAAACAAAGCCCGTTTAGAGGACTCTTATACCCATGCATTTACTGTCCTCCATAAAATCAATAGATGGCTAAAAGACAATAATTCCCACCTAGAAGCCTgcttggatgttgaagtgagttgagttgaaatgataaaatattattagaatattattttttaatattattattattttgaaatttgaaaaaattgaattgtttattatattttatgttgaaatttgaaaaagttgtaatgatgagttgagatgaattgagaataattaagtaaccaaacgaagctaCTCTAATGTCTTCTTCTAATGCATCCGTCCTTGTTAATCTTCATATTCCCCTATCCACCATACAGACTAAGAAGCCTTTTCATGTTAGATGGTTGCCCCTTCTAGGTGGTCCCTCAAACTCAATTTTGATGGTGCTTCTAAGGTAATTCTCAGCCTGCTGATTATGGAGGCGTTCTTCATTCttatgttgttttattttttttcatttttatttttgctatcTTGGGTACCTACACTTTTGCAAAATGATCAACTTTAAAAATTGGGCTTACTTTGTGTTATCAACTGAGCATTCGGAACCTTCTGAAAGCAAATTCAGTTCTTGCGATGAATTGGTTTAATAACAATATCCAACCCCCTTGAAAATATGTTGATATTTGGGttgatattttacattttagaaatatttttctttctagtattaatcatatttatagagaagAAAATGCTTTAGCATATATAGCCTTGCTACTTTCGGAGCCTGGAAAACCCGATAAGTTTTAGGATTTTGTATTGTAACTTCCTCGCTCTTTTTGTATAAGGTATTCATCCACCACAAATGTGAATTTATTAATCAAATTGGGGTGTCGTCatcctctttaaaaaaaaaaaaactttgaaatgaATGATATCCAGTTAGTTTATAAAGGATGGCTTAATCATTTCACCCATAAATAGGCTAAGTTCTATATAATCTAAGCATTGCTCATTCAGAGGGTGCACAGctctatatataaaagaaatgtgGAAAGGATGCATTGCAAAAGCCCCATAAACCTTCACTTCACATATTGAAATTATAGGATCTAGATCAGTTAACAAGAGAATTGTCTGATatcctttcttttttgtctttttgagCTGTTTGGTATCAAATCAatcacaaaaagtaaacctcgcAACTAAAATAGAGCAATAAGAATGTACAAGATAAGAGTTCTCACCAGCACAAACATTGCCTTAAACTTTAGTCTGGAGAATGTAGTTTCTTGTTCGAGCTGAACAAAAGATCGCAACAACTCCGAAGTAGAAGCTAACAAAAAAGCTTAAACAGAACACCCATATAGAAATTGGCCCTTCCACCATTCCATCCTGAAAAGTCTTACCAGGCACCGCTGGAAGGCTTGCTGTGTCACAACTTCCACTGGAGTTCTCCACACATAAGTCTGGGTTTCCAGCAAATGCACCTTGAAACCTCCAATACCCTTGTTTCTTAGGAACAAATCCAGAGAAACAATTATAAGAAAGGTTCAAGAATGTCAGGTCTTGAAGACTGGAAATGTTTCCTGGGAGCTGACCTGATAAAGAATTACGTGACAAATCCAAGGCCTCTAAACTGCGCATCTTCTCTAAACCAGGAACCTGGCCATCAAGAAAATTGTGCGACAGATTCAGGTATTCCAAACCCTCCAATCCAAATAGACCCTCTGGAATCTCTCCATGTAGCAAATTATTCGATAGATCAATTCCAACCGTTGAAGATAGATAGTAATTGAAGCTTGATTCATTGCTATCCGAGACGACCATTGACACTTTGATATTCACACTCGGTGTTGCAACAAATTGCTTTCTAGCCATTCTACCAATATCTCCCTGGTTGAAGTATAAGCTAATGTTGAAATTACTGTCCAGTATGAAGCCAGAAAACTTGTTGCCAGAGAAATCCACCATTTGGATAGCTTCGAATGTGAAGAGCCAACTAGGTAGATTTCCATTGAATCTGTTCTGAGACAGGTTGAGAAACCTTAGGTTGGACCATTTGGTTATTGCATCATTCAACATTCCAGAGAGATTGTTGGAGCTCAAATCTACAAACTCCAGAGACTTACAGCCAGCCAAAGTTAGTGGGATCTCGCCGGAAATCTTGTTATTGCTAATATCTAGTATCTTCAAGCTATCCAATGCATCAAGCTCTGGATGAATTTCACCAGAAAGATTGTTGTTATCAAGTATCAATGCAAGTAGCTGAAAGCATCCAACAATGTTCAAAGGAATGGAACCCGATAACAAGTTGTGCGAGAGATCAATCACTTGGAGATATGTCAAGTTTCCAATCCTTGCAGGAATTTCCCCTGTAAGATGATTGTGTGAAAGAAACAGTGCCTGCAAGCTTTTCAGTTCCATTATCCTCAAGGGAATTTCCCCAAAGAAGTGATTGTGAGATAAGTCAAGAAGGACAAGTCCCGATTTCTCAGTTGTCTCTGCAATCTTGCGTGGTAGAGGACCAGACAAATCATTGTCACTCAAATCCAACACAAGAAGCTTCTCTGAAAACACAAGTCTAGGAGATATCTCATAACTTAAGTGATTGAATGACAGGTTTAGATGTGTCAAAGCTTGAAGTGAAGCAATACAAGTAGGTATTCCTCCCTGAATACCATTGTTAGCTATGTTCAAAATGTTGATAGACTGAGTAGAAGCAGAAAGACAAGGCAAAGTTCCCGAAAACTGATTAGACCCAAGATTAAGAACCACCAAAGATTGGTGAAAATCGCGAAGATCACCCGATAAATAATTGTTACCAAGATCCAAATACTTCAAAGACCTGAGAGACAACAAGCTTTCAGGAATTTCCCCCCTAAAAGAATTGAGACTCAGATgaagtttttccaaatttgttGAGAAATTACCAAGCCACCAAGGAACAGGACCTCCCAAATCTTGGTTACCACTCAAAACAAGTTCTTTCAAATTCGTAAGCCCCATGAGTGTGTCAGGCACAACACCAAAAAACCTATTTTGGCTAAGATCGATAGCTTTGAGACTGGTCAAATTACCCAAACATAATGGGATTGGGCATCTAAAGTAGTTATGGGACAGATTCAGGTATTCAAGAAACGAAAGTGTGCACAAGTTGGGGTGAATCCGGCCTGACAAGTTCACGTTCGTCAGGCTGATTGAAACCACCCGACCGGTCCGGTTATCACAGGAGAGACCGGTCCAGGTGGTGCAGTTAGACCCAACCCAGCTTGACAAGCTCTGGTCTGGGTCTTGGACCAACGATTTGAACAGCAGAAGGGAGGCTTTGTCTTCTGGGTCAACATCAACACACAGACAACAGTCGGAACGCAACAGCATCAACAACAAGAGGAGGAGTGCATGTAGTAATTTAAGGGTTTTCCAGGGGCAAACAATCGAAACCCATTTCATATCCATGACTAAAAAAGTGGTAGAAGGAGAGAGTTCAGTGACAGAATGCGTGATTCAGGAAAAAGAATGGGTTGGATGAAAAAGGAGAAACATAAATCATTATCAACGAAACTGAATACTGCAACAAAGCTGAGtaaacagagagagatagagagagaggtaCTTACAGTTACAGCTAGAATAATGGAGCAAGAATGCGACCAATGTGGGTCACTATAGTATACGATACTGAAGAAGAGACATTCTCATTCCTGTGTAGCCATTAGAAATGAGCCTAGTTCCTACTTTCCCGAGCCCTTTGAGTTAATAAAAGTCGGTAAAAGTAAAAGCTCTTTGCTTTCGTTTATTCCTTTCTGCTTTTGCCACTAGCAAACGTCTCCTTTGCCGAGCTATCAAAATTACTTTccgaataaatataaataaaaatcactattaaaaatatctattaaaaatatctattttatatatataatgtgatatcatctaaattatatatttttttaaataaatattaaaaataattaattaaaaataattacacaataaatataaaatatatattactataataatttctatttagcattattcttaCTTCCGACCAGGCGCGTGTCTTTCTCACACTAtctgagattttttttcatctGCTTTGGGTCTCGTAAGTCGTGCTGATAAAAGCATTCTGATTGGACTAAGATCATTACCCGAATTTGGATTCCGAAGAAGTATCCCGGaagccccttttttttttttttttagtgattaaaaaagtatttttttaataatattataaattttttatttttttaaaaaatatttataatgattaacaaaatacataaaaaaaaataataaaaaaataaaatataacgtTCGAAATATTTTTTCGAAACATAACTTCGAATCCCgtatcattactctttcacATTTTAGCTGGAATAATTTTACCAATAATTCTTTATATAATCTagtattaaaataagaaataatatttatagttttaaaatatgtaagtgttaattattttaaaaaaaataaataa
Protein-coding sequences here:
- the LOC108993633 gene encoding receptor-like protein CLAVATA2; protein product: MDMKWVSIVCPWKTLKLLHALLLLLLMLLRSDCCLCVDVDPEDKASLLLFKSLVQDPDQSLSSWVGSNCTTWTGLSCDNRTGRVVSISLTNVNLSGRIHPNLCTLSFLEYLNLSHNYFRCPIPLCLGNLTSLKAIDLSQNRFFGVVPDTLMGLTNLKELVLSGNQDLGGPVPWWLGNFSTNLEKLHLSLNSFRGEIPESLLSLRSLKYLDLGNNYLSGDLRDFHQSLVVLNLGSNQFSGTLPCLSASTQSINILNIANNGIQGGIPTCIASLQALTHLNLSFNHLSYEISPRLVFSEKLLVLDLSDNDLSGPLPRKIAETTEKSGLVLLDLSHNHFFGEIPLRIMELKSLQALFLSHNHLTGEIPARIGNLTYLQVIDLSHNLLSGSIPLNIVGCFQLLALILDNNNLSGEIHPELDALDSLKILDISNNKISGEIPLTLAGCKSLEFVDLSSNNLSGMLNDAITKWSNLRFLNLSQNRFNGNLPSWLFTFEAIQMVDFSGNKFSGFILDSNFNISLYFNQGDIGRMARKQFVATPSVNIKVSMVVSDSNESSFNYYLSSTVGIDLSNNLLHGEIPEGLFGLEGLEYLNLSHNFLDGQVPGLEKMRSLEALDLSRNSLSGQLPGNISSLQDLTFLNLSYNCFSGFVPKKQGYWRFQGAFAGNPDLCVENSSGSCDTASLPAVPGKTFQDGMVEGPISIWVFCLSFFVSFYFGVVAIFCSARTRNYILQTKV